In Monodelphis domestica isolate mMonDom1 chromosome 1, mMonDom1.pri, whole genome shotgun sequence, the sequence GCTTAGAGAGGGAACAACAAGATTTATTTGGGTATAAAATCCTACATTAGCCTGTAGAGAAGGAgatgaataagaagggagggatggagaagggAGTAATATAAATGAGAAGGAACTTAAGGgatgattaaaaggaaaacacttgtgtggagggacagagtaaaaggagaaggtACAGGATCAAAAGAGGGtaataagatggaagggaatacacagatggtaatcattactgtgaatgtaaatagtataaactcacccataagatGGAAATGGATAAGAAGagaggattaaaaaacagaaccttttatatgttgtttacatGAAATACAATTGAGTCAGGTAGACAGACACAAAGTAAAGTTAAGAAGATGGAACAGAATTTATTGGGCTTCAATGGAGGTAAAAaaggagtaacaatcatgatctcagataaagctaaagcaaaactagaacaaattaaaaatgataaGGAGCTGTGAAGTGTggatcaaactttctttgtctatcaatcaccaacttttaatttaatcaaccaaaaactgaacacacccctacttaacactttgttagccatcaagtaagataattcacaagtcacttacttagagagctccatcCTGTTAACTCAattagtcagaaacttgtgaatcctttaaTAAGAATTGATACCTTCAGtggatgagaggtgtgaatctCATAGACACTGCCCCccagggcagtgctaggcaatttggaagctgtgattggcccctgtgaagaggggaagggacaaaaaggacGATAAAGGTCCTGATTTTCTTTGGCTAGAAGTCATCTTTGGTAGTTGTCTTCTGTTTGTAGGATCTTGGACTATGACTGCAGCTTTGAGCTACTACTTCGACTTGGGAACTTGGCTCTTGGACTGGATCTTGAGTGAGTAAATAGCctttctttcctggcttctggagatatTAGTTCTGAAGATGCCTTCCCCTCTTAGAGGAGACAGTGTAGGTGGAACACCAGGTCCTTCTCTTGAGGGTTAAGCTCTGCCAGGCtaagcactggagcaatatttaatGTGATAGgttagacatcttctctaccatctttttgcatttctctacttttattcTTTCCACATCTCTccaaataaagctgctaaaagtcattttggcttgaactataatatttttaaattggtgaccacaatattaatttagaattctcacatatttagtcaaatcaTAAATTTAATTCCTCAAGGAAGGAAAttgcatcttgataaaaggtactataTATAATGAAGAATTATGAATACTCAATACATATGCACCAAGTGGTAAAGcctccaaattttaaaaagaaaaactaaatgagcctaagaaggaaatagacagcaaaactatactagtggtgAACCTCAACCTCCCCCTACCAGAAACagaaaaatctaaccaaaaaataaataataaagaagtccttagtgaatgaaattttagaaaagttagatttattaGATAAGGGAAGAAAATTGAatcaggataaaaaggaatacacattctctTCAGCAGCACGTGGTACATACCCAGAACTCGAcaatatactagggcataaaactttaccaacaaatgcagaaaagtagaaataataaatgcaaactttccAGATCTTAGTGCAACAAAATTATAATCTATAAAGGTTcacagaaagacaaattaaaaattaattggaaactaataatcaaattataaaaaagagcATGTCAAAGattaaattatagaaacaatcattgatatcattaaagagaatgacaattagGAGACAATATACCAAACTTAATGGGATACAGCTAAAGCAATACTTAGgaggaaaagtgttctaaatctcttataatcagagagatgcaaatcaaaataactctgagatatcacctcatacctagcagattggctaacatgacagcaaaggaaagtaatgaatgctagaggggatgtggcaaagttgggacattaattcattgctagtggagttgtgaattgatccaaccattctggatggcaatttggaactatgcccaaacggcACTAAGTGACTACTTgacctttaatccagccataccactgctgggtgtataacccaaagagatcataaggaaaaaagacttgcagaaaaataattatatcctagctctttgtggtggcaaaaaaaattggaaaattaggggatgccctcagattggggaatggcttaacaaattgtggtatatgttggtgatggaatactattgtgttcaaagaaataatgaactcgatcaattccatgtgaactggaacgacctccaggaattgatgcagagtgaaaaaagcagaaccagaagaaaattatacacagaggctgatacactgtggtataatcaaatgtaatggacttctcttttagcagcaatgcaataatccaggacaattatgagggaattatgaaaaagaacacattCAGAAGAATTGCaggtgtagaaacacagaagaaaaacaactgctcaatcacatgtgtcaatggggatgtgattggggatatagactctaagtgatcaccctagtgtaaatatcaataatatggaaatagatgttgatcaatgacacatgtaaaacccagtggaattctgaGTTGGTTTGGGGAGTGGGTGGggggtgaggagggaaagaacatgaatcttgtaaccatggaaaaatattctgaattatttaattaaacaaaattttccaaattaaaaataataataaaatagaacattggttaattttatttttaaaagtaaagaagaaaatcaaattatcagtgtcaagaatgaaaataattcattCGCCACCAAtgtagaggaaattaaagcagtcttaaggagctattttgcccaattatttgacaataaatctgacattctaggtaaaatggatgaatatttacaaaaacataaattgcccagattaacaaaagaggaatatTAAAGGGAGGTATTATGGGAAATGTCGATGTAGGGCATGAACCTTTCTCATCCTTCTAATATTCTCCCACAAACAACCAAATATAACTCCACAGAAGCAAAGCTAAAAGGAGCAAAAATAAACAGGAGCCTGGAGTTAAGTTGAATAGCCTGGGAAAGCTAGGAAGGaaggtttctgacttccctggccaCTGCTATAGACTCCAGGGGCAGGTACAAAGCAAACATAGTGGAATCAACAAGGTAATCCCTGAGGACAGGATTGGCAACCACGCCTTGTTTGCTGAGCCCTAAAGCCTGTATCCACAGGGACACTACTGAAATCCTCAGGCAGAGGGCACCTATGCCTGTTGTAGTCTTGACCCCAGAGACCCCCACTTGTCCACAGTTTTGTATTGTAGTACTACTGGCAGAACTGCTATGAGTTCTAGTTAGATCACCTGAAATCAATCACAGACTGTGGCTTGAGCAGGAGACCCAGTATTACATCAGACCCTGGACTATAACAACACACAAAAATCCTAAAACTTGAAGTAACATACCCCAGCACAATAGGAATCCTGGGAATAAAGAAGCCAATAATTAAATTGATTGACCTagccactaaaattttaaaaataaataaataaaaatgagaaaacaaaagagaaagaatccaaaTTGATAGCTAATATGGGAACAGAGAAGACCTCTCCTCTAACTCACAGGATAGTGAAGTAAAAACCCCCTACtccaaaaacagcaaagaaatacaatagaTTCCCCAAAGGAGTTTTtgtaagaactttaaaaagaccTCAAGTTCCAAATGAGAGTttttgaggaaaaattagaaaaaaaaagaacaatgcaaaaaagtaattaaaagggATCCAGAACAtcccagaaaaaaataatctattaaGGACTAGAATTGAATCAGGGGGATGTAACAATttcctaagacaacaagaaataaagcaaaatcaagggaattaaatattataagagtatatgaaacatctcatcatAAAatcaaatgacctggaaaatacatCCAAGAGAGACAGAGCAGAATACTTGCActccaataaaattataataaaaaaaaagagattagaatATTAGGcaccatactccaagaaatcatcaaggaaaactgcccagaaatattagaatcaaaagataaaatagaaattgaaagaatgtatCAATCACCACCTCAAAGAGATCCAAAGATTAAAATTCACAAGAGcatcattgctaagttccataCCTCTCAAGGagaaaaatactataagcaacaaACAGGTAAGGGAAAACAAttaatttaaatactgtggaacTACCTCCAATATAACACAAGTCTTAGCAGTCATAACATTAAAAGAAGGCAGGACATGGAACACAGCATTTGGTAAAGCATAAGAACTGGGTATAATCAAGAATAACATTTCCAGCAaagatgaacataattataaaaggtaaaaatcaGATCTtcaatgaactgaaggaatttcgACTATTCCTGAAGAAAATCCCAGAACTCcatagaaaatttgatctataaaaAATATGCAATGGTAATTAAAGACTAATCATAAGTAACCCCAAAGGTCAAATTGTGCAATTTGCAATGGGAAAATGCCATCTATTGCCCCTGTGATTGGCATCATTGCTTGGGTATTTTGAAGAGGTTTGTATAGATGGTAGTCTTGAGGTCAAggtgaatataatataattagcCAAAATGGTAAGAGAGTAAACCAGGAGGAGGTAGAGTGAAATGGCTATCTTATCTGGAGGAAGAATGAGTGAAGGAACTGAGATGCATAAAGGGAGAGGGGTGGAAGGCTGGTTGTACCAGAACCCTACTCTCATCTGACctggttaaaaaaagaacaacatacacaaatagaagggtaacaattTTCTTAATGTCCAGAGAAACAGGAGGCAAGGGGGACAGGATAAAAAAGGGAACAGGGAGAGTAGTATGTATCAAGAGGTAGGATGTGAAGGTGGAAGAATTGGCAGAGATTCTTTGAACAAGATAGAGGAGGGATTTTTGCAATCAAACTCATATCAAGAAGTAAAAGGGCGtggataaggaagggatttttagaaaagtatatagaataagaattaaaagataaggaggaagggagaaggaaagacttTTGTAAAGGTGGACCAATTTGGAAGTTGGAGGGCAAGGAGAGAGGATAAGGGAGGATTTTGATAAAGGGATATTATTTGAAAAGatattggtcaaaggaaattggacatttGAGGAGGaatatggaagaaaggaagagagagacaaacacTGAGGAGAAACAGAATAGCTGGAAATGCAAAGGCAATATCTATAACAACGaataatggaatgaattcacatatgtgaaaaaaatggatagtacaaaggataaaaaaaaccAAGACCTGATAATGTCATTTTTATaaaaacactgaaaatgagatacatacatataatgaTGGTGAGTGTTTGGAGCAGAATATACTCTGCCTCAACTGATCCAGAAAAGGCAGAGGTAATAGTTATGATCTCTGTCAGAGTTGGGGCTAAAATTAATGTAATTGGAAGGGATGAATAAAGTAATTTTATTATAGGTTGGGGAGGATAATGGatactatggataatgaagcacTATGAATATTTGACCTATGTTATAAAGGCTTAGTtttgcaaaaagcaagaagcaaagaGATTCCACAGGACAATGACAGAGCCAACATTGCAGAGCTCTCAGGAGATGAGGAACTGAACACAGAGGCAGTAGTTGATAATTGGTGGACTCTGGAGGAGTGAGAGGCTGCTTTTTCTCTAGCGGTCAGGATAACCCAGAGGGTAGCTATCTGGTATTTCTGGAGTGGACCCGGTGAGCCAGTggttccttctttctttgcctgtcctgatattctgcctgtttctactgctgctgctacagaGAAGTGGATTTCTGCTATTGCTGGTGATATCTTATTGGAACTGCTGTTTGAATCACAGAAAGGACTCCTGTATTGTGAGATTTCTTTGGTCCCTTTGACCTTGCCCTTCCCAATCCTTCCTtaactttaattaattagttagtttagaataattatagaaaatttAGGATTTTAATATCTTTTGTGGTTTAGAAGTAAGTTGTAtcctgattcccttcccttccctcctccctttagttaaataaaccttttattatatatgtatatatatatatatatagttagttagtttgaacccttcttttaacccacaaTATAACACTTATGTGCAGCAAATGTTATAGTAtccatattttaaaggaaaattaaacaaGATACttatggaaatagataacaaaataataatagcaggagacattaattttctcctctcagaactaatatatatgtgtgtgtgtgtgtgtgtgtgtgtgtgtgtatgaaagaatttaaggagatgaatagaatctcaGATAATTTAATATGATAACTCTCTAGGGAGCATACACATACCTGCATGAGGTTAGTAGTATATCTAAGCCTGAGAATATACAGAATCCAAACACAATTTCTGGTGGGACAACAAGTCTTTGGAGAGCATACATTTTCTGCAAAAGTCATACTTTAACACTCATCATACTATTGAGGTAATCCTGCATTCCTGAGGGGTTGTGGTATTGGTACAAAAATTCCACTAGGTATGTACAAGCTAGAAAAACTTAGTTTTGAAAAAATTATGGTCCTGACAACAGATTTTTGTCTATTGCCCTAGAACCAATCAAGCTAAATATGATCCTTGTGATGTAGATTAACTAAGAAGCATATGgttgaaagtgatcaaattaaatgctgataggaacatggagaaacaggttTAATATGACATTGCTAGAGCAGCTATGAATTTTTTGTTAATCAAAATGAGAACACACACAGAGAGCTGTAAAGTTATCcatgctcattgacctagggATTCCATTACTAAGATTAGACCCTAAGAGCTTTTTTTGAAAGGGTAAAAAGCTGCACATGTATGAATATCTTCATGGCTTCATGGAAGCGTTGTTTGTAATGACAAAGTAACTAGAAATAACATAGATGAAATGAATGGAGAAAGTGACTGAATACATTATGATATTTGAgtgtaatggattgtattatattactagaaatgacaaatattgaaaagataagaaaaataagggaaatatatgaagagttgaaaagagaaataagaataatgtattctctgattacattaaaaaacaatggccacaaaatcaagagaaaaaaatatccaaGTATAACAAATCCAAAGGGTACTCAAAAGCAGAGaatatttatattagcatacttgtataatttacattttttttagaaattgtaaacaatgtggaatttGGGAATTTGCtcataatttttatgtatttatttagttaaatgtttttattgGTTTTAGGGtggtttttaagtatataataaaaaagaaaaatttttaaaaagaaaattaatgtttgcaaaattatTGCAAAACTTAGCCCATTTCCCACTGTCAGTGCTCTAAGGGAGTCAGTCACACGTTCACTTTTGGTGTTCTAGAACATAAAGCCAGTCACATAGTTACTATTTTACTTGTAACTTTGGACTGTCCTAATTTTTACTTTTCAACCAGCTATTTTGAAATCTATGGAACTTTTGGCCACATTCTATAGAAACCATAAGGTTCTCAACCTTTGGAAATGCAAGGTTCCTGTACTTCCAAACAAGTTTACTGGCTTGAATTGTCACCTACTTCTTATTCCTTTGATCCCAATAAAACGTCAAAagaaagagactgagacagagataaTTGCTTCatacatttatgtagcactggaagaaaatattagaaagtacAGAAAAGGTTGAGAAGCGGAATCATATATAAGGTCTTGTTGATCATATGAAGAGATGACATCCCAGTCATTGATTCTGAGTTTGAAAGTAATTGTCTTCTCCTAgaaaagatcaaagagaaagTCAATGATAGGTCTTTGGAATTGCATAAGGAAACAGAAGTGACAGATTCCCATGAGGTAGCAGGGCCCACTCCCAGGAtacaaaaggtaaagaaaagagaCTCTCAGCACTAGCACAGAAATCCAAGGAGAGGCTATACCTTTTCTGAAATATGCTTAaaaaatttgggggagggggagagaaagggaaggccATCCATTTGTGTAACATGGTTTGGAAGCACTCCTTCCTATGGATAAAATGATTCTTCCTTGGCTGAACCATGTAGATTTTTAAAGCTACTATAGCTAAGATATAGCATTCTAGATTATTCTAGAAGATATTCTAGAAATCTTCAAAGATTACTTACCTTAAGCATGTTCTGGTGTGCAGGGCTCTGCAGAAACAAAGACACATGTGAATACCAAAATTTGTTGCCAAAAGTTTTTCCTACCACAGAGCTCCCAAGTTAGACAATGGTTTAAACAATAAATATGGTCTGCTAAGAAGTTTGTATAAAATAACTTCAAAGAGGAGGAATCAATTAGAATAGACAGGAAATAGAAGGGGTTCAAGATAGGAGATGAAAACCCAAGGCAGGGCACAGACAAAATTCCCTTCTGTTTACCTTCATGTCTAGGAATTACCATTCTTCCATGCCCaagtctttccttttcaattAATGTCTGAAACTCAGTCATAACTTCAGGCTTGATGTCTGTGTTTGGACCTGCAGAAAAAGATCAGAATGGACAAATTATTATTCCTGACTAGATCCTTTTCTGATCCTTGCCTTTACAATGGTTGCCCTCTATAGTGCAAAGTTCCTGGTTTTTGTACCCAGTAGATTAAATTGATAATATGAAGacagaacagaaaagaaattagaggagtTGAAAGGGTTAGCTCTCTTTATCTTCTGCAAACAAATCCCATGCCTCAGTGCTCTCCAAATCATTATCTCTACAGAAAAAGTCCATATAAACCTGTCACACATACACTATGCAAAATAGTCCTAGTACCCTGTAAAATTTCCACAAATATAGTGGAGGAAGAGAGTAAGGCATAAAGAAACATATGCATATTTGCCTTCTCCCTCCTTCAACTGCTTTGTTCAAAGCAGAATTTCCCCTGTGCTGATTCATTAAGAACAATCAGAGTCAGTACCTGCAACTAGAAAAGTGATTTCTTAATAAGACCTAAATTGCCATCAAATAGGCAGGCAACAAAATCTGAGGTAAATCATAAAATCCACTGGCCTCTTTCCTAGACTTTGATTTTTATCACATTCAAAATGTTATATAGCTACTACTTTACATATAACTTTGGACCATCCTAATTTTTCAACCAGCTATTTTGGAATATATGGAACTTTTCATCACATTATATAGAAACCATAAGGTTTCTCAGCCTTTGGAAATACATAGTCCCTGGACTTCCAGACAAGTGTACCTAATCAAATTGCCATCCATTTCTTATTCCTTTGATCCCAATAAAacgtaaaaaaaaaataaaaaacggAGCCAGAAATATTTGCCTCatacatttatgtagcactggaagaaaatattagaaagtatagaaaaagaTTGAGGAAAGGAGCCAGATAGAGGAACCTCCCCAAACAGGGAGGAATCCCCCCACATTCCCTCTCTGGGGGAATCCAGGTGAGTAGCTTCCAAAAGCCATCCCACATATTGACATTGTTCTCTTGCTGGGATTCACAGAATCACATGTTACTTACCCATAAGTTTGGCCACTCTGGTTGGCTTGCCATGAAACTTGCCCTCACAAATGATCATCCAATAATTTTCCTCAGACATCTTGTTTATATGCACATGGACTTTGCCCTGATCTGTGAGATCTGTGAGAAATTGTAGGAACATAAACCTTAACATTCTtaatcctcttagagaaagcttTTGGGAAGAGTCTGAGACAAGCTTTAGATTCACTATTCCTGGTAAGCAGCCAGAAGAGCCAGGAAGCTTCAAGAGAACTGTTTGATCTCCTCAGCAGGAAAATTTCCCCTTCATTCTCATATAGTACTTTGTTTTGCAACTAGCTAtgaatttattctatatatatatataatatatatatatatataatattatttattataagatCACAGGATACAATTACTTTGAATTGTCTGGGACCCTAGgaacatctagtctaaccccttatGTTGCAAATGTGAAAACAAAAGCTCAAAGAGGTTCATTAATTTTTACACTCAGAGAGGAAGTTTGGCATAATAGATGGAGTCCTAACAATCATGTAAGGTGGATCTGAATTCATGTCCAACCTCAAAATTGTATTTGCTGTCACTCAGAGCAACTCTCTTAACCTTTCAAGGCCCTGGGAAACTCTCTGAGACATATAACTTGGAAAGCAGATAGTGATTTGCATTGATATGGAGAGTTTACTCAGTGGAAGCTCCCAATATTATCATGGTCATAGGTCaggtccaaggtcacataaatgtTTGTGTCTTCAGTAGGGGTCATATCTTCCTTTAAGCCTTACTCATTGAACAGAATGATTCTCTCTATGCTGGAGCTGACTGAATGAACAAGATTAGTGCCAAGGCTCTAggacagtgatgacaaaccttttagaaatcAAGTTCCCAAACTACAACCTTCATTCcgcatgtgagccccccaccttaccccagacaggggagggaggaatcacAGATGGATGGgcaatgtgagaaatgtcctagggcatgcatggagagggaaagggaacagACCCCTCTGGTACACACTGGCACacatgctataggttcaccaacatgtcTCTAAGAGATGATTCATGACCCTCTCTACCTACTATATAAATGGGTCAATCCATCACCATCCTCAATAGAACTTTGAGgcaatttaaatttattcttagCATTTCTACCATCCTCCATGTGACTTTAATTTTAGGGTCCCAGGCAATATGTGTGCTGTGATAACCCAACTTTGCACATCCCCCTGAGCAGCACTCCCTACATTCTTCTTATCAGCATGTtaagatatatttttgttttcccaatgCAAATCATAAGAGTCTATTTTATCACCCTGAGCCAACTTGGGCCCAGTGATATAGTTAGTCAAGTCTTCAGGAAGACAATTCTACTAGTCAATCTACTCTGTGTCGTGAAAAAAATACTGCCAAGCACACTCAGCTTTGGACTCTAGGGGTATAGAGAGGTTCCAGTTCAAATCATCTCTGAGACCTGGTCTAAGGCTGTGATTCCTTAGAGTCTCTTTAATGAGGCATATTTGACTGACCTGCAGTGAATTTGTTGGGATCATCTGTTTTCTTcaattctattttctcctctttgcaTTTTCCATCCTTTCTGGAAAATAGAATGCATAGGAAAAGTTTTACTGGAGATAAGAATTAATAACACCAAAAATCTTAAAAGGTGGCTTGATTCCCTTGGTCCTGACCCAATTCTCCACTAAGGTCAGCATCCCAGTCTTAGCCCTGATTATTTTCACTCATAAATAGTTAAAAAGCATtgacaaagaaatgagaaaagttaGAGGAGGCCTAAGCCCATATGGGAGCTAGAAATTAGACAGTGACTCAGAAGGTCAACCAATGGGTGCTTAGTACTgggtaaaaataaatctaatcttCATATATGAAAACTTATAACTACTAAATGTGCTCAGGTTAGataagaagagaatataaaaaaaactattagcTCTGGTTATGGGCCAGATATAAGgactataaatgaataaataaactgaTAAGACTCATTGATACAGGCTACTTACTTGGTGGTAAATGTGACATCTATATTACCATCTGTATGTTTGGAGAACACAACAGGTGAGATGcttcttttatattcattcttAGGTAAGTCATTGTTTGACACAAGTTTGAGTATCCAGAACATTCCCTAGAGAGAATAATAATTTATAAGCGGGActtgaggaaagagaaatgagggagggaggtcTCTTGCCTGCACAAACATTCTCAGCTATGTCCTTCTGTATTTAACAACTTCTTTGATCATAATCCCAAACCTGCAGCAGAGGCCATGATGGACTTGGTGGTAGTATATTAAGATGAGAAGTTATTAGAAAGAGATCAATAGCTTCAGATGAAATAGCCTTGAGATCCTAAACCCATAAAGGTGCCCCAAAAGTTACACAATCCAATTAAAACAGAGATTTGTTATTGAACCCACAAACTAAATCCCTACAGAAAGTTACTTTGAATTCTTGAGACCTAATTCCACTTTGGAATATAACTTGTTGGGTATATTCATAAGCAAAGATAAAATAGACTGGATAATATCCTCCATTTCCACTTCACTCTGGACAGAATGAAGGCAAAAGCAAGAGGAAAGTAAAA encodes:
- the LOC103098375 gene encoding late lactation protein B-like; amino-acid sequence: MKILFLTIALSLFAILQAEESTSSEEKLEGMFWILKLVSNNDLPKNEYKRSISPVVFSKHTDGNIDVTFTTKKDGKCKEEKIELKKTDDPNKFTADLTDQGKVHVHINKMSEENYWMIICEGKFHGKPTRVAKLMGPNTDIKPEVMTEFQTLIEKERLGHGRMSPAHQNMLKEKTITFKLRINDWDVISSYDQQDLIYDSASQPFLYFLIFSSSAT